One window from the genome of Blastopirellula retiformator encodes:
- a CDS encoding ABC transporter permease — protein sequence MKNLAWRIWLPITVIVIWQGLSSAGVVTPLLLPSPLAVAESVVSLVKNGEIFHHVAVSLVRVFEGFLLAAIVGVALGSAIGLWSTFDRTFDWLLQTLKPIPPIGWFPLAVLWFGIGEVSKVFIIFLGAFFPILVNVVAGIRQTDKQFIELARVYEIGWWKFFTKVIMPGALPSTLTGLRIGIGFAWTCVVAAELIAAESGVGYLIVDARQTFHADVVIVGMLTIGLLGTLMDLALRQIEARLVRWKQPFEGATG from the coding sequence ATGAAAAACCTTGCCTGGCGGATCTGGCTGCCGATTACCGTTATCGTGATATGGCAAGGGCTCTCGAGCGCCGGCGTTGTGACTCCCTTGTTGTTGCCCTCGCCATTGGCGGTCGCCGAAAGCGTCGTTAGCCTGGTGAAGAACGGCGAGATATTCCACCATGTCGCCGTCAGTCTGGTTCGCGTATTTGAGGGCTTTCTGTTGGCGGCGATCGTCGGTGTCGCGCTTGGCTCGGCCATTGGACTCTGGTCGACGTTCGATCGAACTTTCGACTGGTTGCTGCAAACGCTCAAGCCGATTCCGCCGATTGGCTGGTTTCCGTTGGCGGTCTTGTGGTTTGGGATAGGGGAAGTTTCGAAGGTCTTCATCATCTTTCTGGGAGCCTTTTTTCCCATACTGGTCAACGTCGTCGCTGGGATTCGGCAGACCGACAAGCAGTTCATCGAGTTGGCCCGCGTCTACGAAATTGGCTGGTGGAAGTTCTTTACGAAGGTGATTATGCCAGGCGCGCTGCCGTCAACCTTGACCGGGCTACGTATCGGTATTGGCTTTGCTTGGACGTGCGTCGTCGCGGCGGAACTGATTGCAGCCGAATCGGGCGTTGGATACCTGATTGTTGATGCCCGACAGACGTTCCACGCCGACGTGGTCATCGTCGGAATGTTGACGATCGGGCTTCTGGGAACTTTAATGGATCTGGCTTTGCGGCAGATCGAAGCGCGTCTCGTTCGCTGGAAACAGCCTTTTGAAGGGGCTACCGGCTGA
- a CDS encoding aliphatic sulfonate ABC transporter substrate-binding protein: MRELPNIQSRSYRSATFVAALLLVAIGCSPAARPAPENGVVRVSLQPVPAYAPLWIAKRKGWLEATLKEAKLGDVEWSTLRDGPLQNEALAAGLIDVALTADTPAIIGRSAGLDVKIVSLAAVSPESLAILLPADSPIRSVSDLESKKVAATKGSFCHHLLALALQREGLSLSSVRFINMSGPEINTSLQTGQIDAGATWEPYISQVVSNGSAKILLDGANLKSGNEVILVTSDLIEHSPETVTKILEVFRRGRDFLREHPEEAAQLIAEDVNLEPEQLVATFPKIEYIPPLSDATLAELDATQKFLLDLGVNRQSVDISEFVDLQFDRAAFVNSESGT, encoded by the coding sequence ATGCGCGAATTGCCCAACATCCAAAGTCGAAGCTATCGCTCCGCCACGTTCGTAGCAGCCTTGCTCTTGGTTGCCATTGGCTGTTCGCCGGCCGCACGACCAGCGCCGGAAAACGGGGTGGTACGAGTGAGTCTCCAACCCGTTCCCGCGTATGCGCCGCTGTGGATCGCGAAACGAAAAGGCTGGCTGGAAGCCACGCTGAAGGAGGCCAAATTGGGTGACGTCGAGTGGTCGACTTTACGCGATGGGCCGCTGCAGAACGAAGCGCTCGCCGCCGGGCTGATCGACGTGGCGCTAACGGCCGATACGCCGGCCATTATCGGGCGATCGGCCGGGTTGGACGTTAAAATCGTTTCCTTGGCGGCGGTCAGCCCCGAGAGCCTGGCGATCTTGCTGCCAGCCGACTCTCCGATTCGCTCAGTCTCTGACCTGGAATCGAAAAAGGTGGCGGCGACCAAGGGTTCGTTTTGCCACCATCTGTTGGCGCTCGCCTTGCAGCGAGAAGGACTTTCCCTCAGTAGCGTCCGCTTCATCAACATGTCAGGCCCAGAAATCAACACGAGTCTGCAAACTGGGCAGATCGATGCCGGCGCAACGTGGGAGCCCTACATCTCGCAGGTCGTTTCCAATGGTTCGGCCAAGATCTTGCTCGACGGCGCCAACCTGAAATCGGGCAACGAGGTGATCCTCGTCACGAGCGACTTGATTGAGCATTCGCCCGAAACGGTAACGAAGATCTTGGAAGTTTTTCGCCGCGGACGTGACTTCCTGCGTGAGCATCCGGAAGAGGCGGCGCAGCTGATTGCTGAGGACGTCAATCTCGAGCCCGAGCAATTGGTCGCGACGTTCCCCAAAATCGAATACATTCCGCCGCTCAGCGACGCGACGCTGGCCGAATTGGATGCGACGCAGAAATTTCTACTAGATCTGGGGGTGAATCGCCAATCCGTCGATATCAGCGAGTTTGTCGATCTGCAGTTCGACCGAGCGGCCTTCGTTAATAGCGAGTCTGGAACATGA
- a CDS encoding ABC transporter ATP-binding protein has translation MRNRLDDDNRADNNGVTITGCSKSYLVDQREVPVLRDVTLNIEPGEFFCFVGGSGCGKSTLLKMIVGLEQPTTGTITMGDRQISGPGLDRGMVFQDHRLLPWLTVRQNIDFGLREGVATNREQNIDEHIQLVGLCGFENAYPRQLSGGMAQRVGLARALVNRPQVLLLDEPLGALDALTRQQMQHEILRIWKAEKTTMVLVTHDIDEAIFLADRIAVIGNRPGEVREVVSVDLPRPRDRGDRRFDALRKQLWDSIFHPTSTTESEEPPKSNPSNVSQSDETSAHPCEIH, from the coding sequence TTGCGAAACCGTCTGGACGACGACAATCGCGCCGACAACAACGGCGTAACGATCACCGGTTGCAGCAAGTCCTATCTTGTTGACCAACGAGAAGTGCCGGTTCTTCGCGACGTCACATTAAACATTGAGCCGGGAGAGTTCTTTTGTTTCGTCGGCGGTAGCGGCTGCGGGAAGAGCACGCTCTTAAAAATGATCGTTGGGCTAGAGCAGCCAACGACCGGAACGATCACTATGGGAGATCGCCAGATCTCAGGGCCCGGGCTCGATCGCGGGATGGTCTTCCAGGATCATCGCCTGTTACCCTGGCTGACCGTCCGTCAGAACATCGATTTCGGATTGCGTGAAGGGGTCGCCACGAACCGCGAGCAGAACATTGACGAGCATATTCAACTCGTCGGCCTTTGTGGGTTTGAAAACGCCTATCCCCGACAACTTTCCGGCGGCATGGCGCAGCGCGTCGGACTGGCCCGTGCATTGGTCAATCGTCCTCAGGTGCTGCTGCTGGACGAACCGCTTGGCGCTTTAGATGCGTTGACGCGGCAGCAGATGCAACACGAGATTCTGCGCATCTGGAAAGCCGAAAAAACCACGATGGTCTTGGTGACGCATGACATAGACGAAGCGATTTTTCTGGCGGACCGGATCGCTGTCATCGGCAATCGCCCTGGTGAAGTACGCGAAGTGGTCTCAGTCGACTTGCCGCGTCCTCGCGACCGGGGCGATCGCCGCTTTGACGCCTTACGAAAACAGCTGTGGGATTCGATCTTTCATCCGACCTCGACTACCGAATCGGAGGAACCGCCGAAGTCCAACCCATCCAACGTCTCTCAATCCGACGAAACCTCCGCTCATCCCTGTGAGATCCACTGA
- a CDS encoding aminotransferase class III-fold pyridoxal phosphate-dependent enzyme → MSPGADLENYWMPFTANRAFKESPRLITSAAGIHLFEPSGRPILDGSSGLFCVPAGHCRPEIATAVSEQLQKLDYTTPFQFSHPGGFELSRKIASLTPAGLDRIFFANSGSESVETALKMALAYHRAKGEPSRQRIVSRELAYHGVNFGGLSVGGMVKNRQGYGTLLPGVVHMRHTQTVQRSFTQGQAEEGADLADDLLRAVQLYGAESIAAVIVEPIVGSVGILVPPQGYLQRLREIADQHGILLIFDEVITGFGRTGCPFAADAFDVRPDVMTMAKALTNGSMPMGAVAASTSIYDTITSAAPEGTIEFFHGYTYSGHPVVAAAALATLNIFEKDGLYDRAAALVAPFQDAVAELASLPLVTDIRAYGLLAGIDLAIDGQFGRRGFAALKALFEAGLMVRVTNDTIILAPPFVAEASDVAQMVDIVRSVVSRL, encoded by the coding sequence GTGTCGCCAGGCGCAGATTTGGAAAACTACTGGATGCCGTTTACGGCCAATCGGGCGTTCAAGGAGTCGCCGAGGCTGATTACTTCCGCTGCGGGGATCCACCTGTTCGAACCTTCGGGGCGGCCAATTTTAGATGGATCGTCCGGTCTCTTTTGCGTTCCGGCCGGTCATTGTCGCCCCGAGATCGCCACGGCGGTCAGCGAGCAGTTGCAGAAGCTGGACTATACAACGCCATTTCAGTTCTCGCACCCGGGTGGGTTTGAACTGAGTCGCAAGATCGCCTCGTTGACGCCTGCCGGTCTGGACCGCATCTTCTTCGCCAACTCCGGTTCCGAGTCGGTGGAGACGGCGCTCAAGATGGCGTTGGCCTATCATCGCGCCAAGGGCGAGCCTTCAAGACAGCGAATCGTCTCTCGCGAACTCGCCTACCATGGCGTCAATTTCGGAGGACTTTCGGTTGGCGGCATGGTCAAGAATCGCCAAGGCTACGGAACGCTCTTGCCGGGCGTCGTTCATATGCGTCATACCCAGACGGTCCAGCGATCATTTACCCAAGGGCAGGCGGAAGAAGGCGCCGATCTGGCCGACGACTTGCTGCGCGCCGTCCAGCTCTATGGCGCGGAGTCAATCGCTGCGGTCATCGTCGAGCCGATCGTGGGATCGGTGGGAATCCTGGTTCCGCCGCAGGGATATTTGCAACGGCTGAGAGAGATCGCCGACCAGCACGGCATCTTGCTGATCTTTGATGAAGTTATTACCGGCTTCGGGCGAACCGGCTGTCCGTTCGCTGCAGACGCTTTCGACGTCCGGCCCGATGTTATGACGATGGCCAAGGCGCTGACCAACGGTTCGATGCCGATGGGCGCTGTCGCCGCTTCCACGTCGATCTACGATACCATCACCAGCGCCGCGCCAGAAGGAACGATCGAGTTCTTTCATGGGTATACCTATTCGGGGCATCCAGTCGTCGCCGCCGCCGCCCTCGCCACGTTAAACATCTTTGAGAAAGACGGGCTCTATGATCGCGCCGCCGCACTGGTCGCGCCATTTCAAGACGCGGTTGCCGAGCTCGCGTCCCTTCCGTTAGTTACCGACATTCGCGCCTATGGCTTGCTGGCCGGGATCGATCTGGCCATTGACGGACAATTTGGACGGCGAGGATTCGCCGCGCTCAAAGCCTTGTTCGAGGCGGGGCTGATGGTCCGCGTCACCAATGACACAATCATTCTGGCGCCGCCGTTTGTCGCGGAAGCGTCGGACGTCGCGCAAATGGTCGATATCGTTCGTTCGGTCGTCTCAAGACTTTAG
- a CDS encoding aldo/keto reductase, with product MKFQHIGEERVPVSALALGCMGMTDLYGVRNDKESIATIHAALDAGVNFLDTSDMYGPHTNEVLVGDAISSRREDAFVATKFGIVRDPDDPQKRGTCGRPDYVKWSCEGSLQRLGIETIDLYYQHRIDPNVPVEETVGAMKELVAEGKVRFLGLSEASLETIKRSQAVHPIASLQTEYSIWSRDAEDAGVIDYCRANGILFVSCSPLGRGFLTGQVTKFEDLAEDDYRRHSPRFQGENFQKNLEVLDRLREIASGRGMTPAQFALAWVMTKEPLMVPLFGTKKVKYLQENLRALEFTLTAEEMAQIEEVAPEGAFAGTRYTQELMKLVNA from the coding sequence ATGAAATTTCAGCATATTGGCGAAGAGCGCGTTCCGGTTTCCGCATTGGCGCTTGGCTGCATGGGAATGACCGATCTTTATGGCGTCCGCAACGACAAAGAGTCGATCGCGACGATCCACGCCGCCTTGGACGCTGGCGTCAATTTTCTGGATACCTCGGACATGTATGGTCCCCACACAAATGAAGTTCTGGTGGGGGATGCGATCAGTTCTCGTCGCGAAGACGCCTTCGTCGCCACCAAGTTTGGCATCGTCCGCGATCCGGACGATCCGCAGAAGCGCGGCACTTGCGGACGCCCCGACTATGTGAAGTGGTCGTGTGAAGGTTCGCTTCAGCGGTTGGGGATTGAAACGATTGATCTCTACTACCAGCATCGAATCGACCCGAACGTGCCGGTGGAAGAGACTGTAGGCGCCATGAAAGAACTAGTCGCCGAGGGGAAGGTGCGATTCCTTGGCCTTTCGGAAGCGTCGCTGGAGACGATCAAACGGTCGCAAGCGGTCCATCCGATCGCCTCGCTCCAGACGGAATACTCGATTTGGAGCCGCGACGCCGAAGATGCCGGCGTGATCGACTACTGCCGAGCCAACGGTATTCTGTTCGTCTCGTGCAGTCCGCTGGGCCGCGGTTTTCTTACGGGCCAAGTGACGAAATTTGAGGACCTGGCGGAAGATGACTATCGCCGCCACTCTCCCCGTTTTCAGGGAGAGAACTTCCAGAAGAATCTGGAAGTGCTGGACCGACTTCGCGAAATCGCCAGTGGGCGCGGCATGACGCCGGCCCAGTTTGCGTTGGCCTGGGTGATGACCAAAGAGCCGTTAATGGTTCCTCTGTTTGGCACCAAAAAGGTGAAGTACTTGCAAGAGAACCTGCGGGCTTTGGAGTTCACGCTTACTGCGGAAGAAATGGCGCAGATCGAGGAAGTCGCGCCGGAGGGCGCATTTGCAGGCACACGCTATACGCAAGAGCTGATGAAGCTCGTCAACGCATAA
- a CDS encoding carcinine hydrolase/isopenicillin-N N-acyltransferase family protein, whose translation MKTRIRLAIAMVATSFSPLAMVQAASACTTAVISGRATVDGRPILWKNRDTRTARRNEVARLTDGDLKAIAVVNAGSTSAAWMGVNEAGFCIENSLARDLATKGKKSGPGNGGLMKLALETCKTVEDFKKLLDETDKTGRRTVANFGVIDAQGGAAIFETGPASYVMFDANDPEVAPDGILVRANFSTAVHDFPAEPTAEQLQGTYSRGRYLRACTLLDRKHDAPISVEYVIRHCTRDLMDSDLQPIPGSINAKARSLPSTISTADTISRAITVSAGVFHGVKPGEDPGLTTMWTMLGEPNFTIAVPCWVAAEKVSDHLAGDRGAPVGELSNSLRTWNYLPEQEVLRSKALQRLWSELWPVEEAIIAKTLQQRDTLVETTDYQEVITMLHQQAASEAHDVLEKAFFRAKTIALANPGSPLPDFAQPRSAAPVGN comes from the coding sequence ATGAAAACTCGAATCCGTCTGGCGATCGCGATGGTTGCCACTAGTTTTTCGCCATTGGCGATGGTGCAGGCTGCCTCGGCATGTACGACGGCGGTCATCAGCGGCCGCGCGACGGTGGATGGTCGGCCGATACTTTGGAAAAACCGCGACACGCGAACGGCGCGGCGAAATGAAGTCGCTCGCCTAACCGACGGAGACTTGAAAGCGATCGCGGTCGTCAATGCGGGCTCAACGTCCGCTGCATGGATGGGAGTGAACGAGGCCGGTTTTTGCATCGAGAACTCGTTGGCTCGCGATCTGGCGACGAAGGGAAAGAAGTCGGGCCCCGGCAATGGCGGGTTGATGAAGTTGGCCCTGGAAACGTGCAAGACGGTCGAGGACTTCAAAAAGCTGCTGGACGAGACCGATAAAACCGGACGGCGTACGGTCGCCAATTTTGGCGTCATCGATGCGCAAGGGGGAGCTGCAATTTTCGAGACAGGGCCCGCGTCGTATGTCATGTTCGACGCGAACGATCCAGAAGTTGCTCCTGACGGCATTTTGGTCCGGGCGAATTTCTCCACGGCCGTTCACGACTTTCCTGCCGAACCAACCGCGGAGCAATTGCAAGGAACGTACTCGCGAGGGCGCTATCTCCGCGCATGTACACTATTGGACCGCAAACACGACGCGCCGATCAGCGTCGAATACGTCATTCGGCATTGCACACGCGATTTGATGGACTCCGATCTTCAGCCGATTCCAGGCAGCATCAACGCGAAGGCCCGGTCGTTGCCGTCAACAATCTCGACCGCCGATACGATCAGTCGAGCGATTACCGTATCCGCAGGCGTCTTTCATGGGGTCAAACCAGGAGAAGATCCTGGCTTGACTACCATGTGGACAATGCTGGGCGAACCGAACTTCACGATTGCGGTTCCATGCTGGGTAGCGGCCGAGAAAGTAAGCGACCACCTAGCCGGCGATCGCGGCGCACCGGTGGGCGAACTCTCCAACTCGCTGCGAACCTGGAACTATCTGCCGGAACAGGAAGTCCTGAGGAGCAAGGCTTTGCAGCGGTTGTGGAGCGAGCTCTGGCCCGTCGAAGAGGCGATCATTGCGAAAACCTTGCAGCAGCGCGATACGCTCGTCGAAACGACCGACTATCAGGAGGTGATCACAATGCTTCATCAGCAAGCGGCGTCGGAAGCGCACGATGTCCTGGAAAAAGCTTTTTTTCGCGCCAAGACCATAGCGTTGGCCAATCCTGGTTCGCCGCTTCCTGACTTCGCGCAACCCCGTTCCGCTGCCCCTGTCGGCAATTGA
- a CDS encoding BPL-N domain-containing protein, whose amino-acid sequence MTQLLMNNRRGMKSLVASIVLAVVGNVAFGEAPTPAETKSPTVKVAIYDHSDGKAPGPRDLVTFLTPENGFETTILTPEDIQSGDLKPEFDVLIMPGGSAGRQAEHLGEEGREKIRRYVHDGGGYVGICAGAYLSTTYKPWSLGLVNAKVWDLEHWARGTGMVKLNLTHSGRNILQTSTDQVEVYYGQGPMLVPGENRDMPGYEILASYATEVAKKGAPVGAMTDMHAVIRTMYGNGRVMAYSPHPEKKMGPKSLMAAGVRWAGRGDR is encoded by the coding sequence ATGACCCAACTTCTGATGAACAACCGTCGTGGCATGAAGTCACTCGTGGCGTCGATTGTCTTGGCCGTCGTGGGCAATGTCGCCTTCGGCGAAGCGCCAACGCCCGCGGAGACGAAGTCGCCAACCGTGAAGGTCGCCATCTATGACCATTCGGACGGCAAAGCGCCGGGACCCCGCGATCTGGTTACCTTTCTGACGCCGGAGAACGGATTTGAGACGACGATCTTGACGCCCGAAGATATCCAGTCGGGCGATTTGAAGCCAGAATTTGACGTATTAATCATGCCTGGCGGATCGGCAGGCAGGCAAGCCGAACACCTTGGTGAGGAGGGGCGAGAGAAGATTCGCCGCTACGTACACGATGGCGGGGGCTACGTCGGCATCTGCGCCGGGGCGTACCTTAGCACGACCTACAAGCCATGGTCTTTGGGACTGGTCAACGCCAAAGTTTGGGATCTAGAGCATTGGGCCCGCGGTACCGGAATGGTCAAGCTCAATTTGACCCACTCTGGTCGCAACATTCTCCAAACCTCGACTGACCAGGTCGAAGTATACTATGGTCAAGGCCCGATGCTGGTACCGGGAGAGAATCGCGATATGCCGGGGTACGAAATCCTGGCAAGTTATGCAACCGAGGTTGCAAAGAAGGGAGCGCCGGTCGGCGCCATGACCGACATGCACGCCGTCATTCGAACGATGTATGGAAACGGTCGCGTGATGGCGTATAGCCCTCATCCGGAAAAAAAGATGGGCCCCAAGTCGCTAATGGCGGCTGGAGTTCGCTGGGCGGGTCGCGGAGATCGTTAG